One Acaryochloris thomasi RCC1774 genomic window, TTAAAAAATCTAGCTTTCATGTGGGTGGGGTATCCTTTTCGGACTCGGATTGAGCCGGATAAAAACGGAAGCATCACGGTAGTTCAGCTACGGAATCTTAAGGAAAATGGCGGTCTAGATTTATCTGAGGCAATAACTGTCAATCTGGATGATGTTGCGCCGCAGCTTTGGTTAATGCCAGGGGATGTGGTTTTTTACTCTCGGGGTTCATCGATGTTGGCAGCGTTGATACCTGAAGGAATTGGCAAGGCAATAGCGGCTGCGCCCCTATTGCTGATTCGAGTTAAGGATAAGAAAGAGCTGAATTCAGGGTATTTGGTTTGGTTTCTAAACCATCATCAGTTTGGTCAACGTCGACTTTGGGCGAGGCGAGAAGGTTCCAATATCAAGATGATAAGCAAGGCAGGTTTATCTACTATCCAAATTGATATTCCATCGCTAGCTGATCAGTTGAAAATTGCTGATCTGGCCGAACTACGGCGGCGAGAGAACGCATTAGTCCTGCGATTACAGGAGAAACGCAACTCATATATGGATGCTGTATTGATGAGATGTATGCAAGGGGCGTCAGATTAACTATGGGCGGATTACTTCAAGTTACTGCATCTGATATTAATCGCGCGCTTTGGAGAGCCTGTGATGTATTTCGAGGGGAGCTTGACCCTTCTAAGTATCGAAACTATGTCCAAGTGATGTTTTTTTGGAAGTATGTCAGCGATGTGTGGCGTGACCGCTGTGCTCAATATCAGAAGGAACTTGGTGATAATCCAGACCAGATTAGATGCGAGATGTCTCACGAGTGGTTGGTATTGCCTGAGGGAAGTAGTTTTTACGATATTTATGAGCAGCGAGATGAGCCGTGCCTTGGCAATTTAATCCATGCTGCTCTAAGGACGCTTGAGGAGACATTAGCTCCAAGTATTCATTTACAGCATATTGACTTTGATTCTCAAGCAAATCTAGGTCAATCACAGAACCAGAAATTAAGAGAACTGTTAGAAGTTTTTAGCCGACCAGAGTTAGACCTACGTCCTTCACGAGTAGGTAGCGACATCGTTGGTAGCTGCTATGTAACTTTACTAGAGCGGTTTGCTGCTGAGGCAGGTAAGGGTATTGGTGGAGGTGAATTTCTTACTCCAGTACAGGTCTCTAAATTAGTGGCAAGGCTAGCCCAACCGAAAGAAGGAGATTTAATTTACGATCCGGCCTGTGGTTCAGGAACGTTATTAATTCAGGTGGCTAAGGAAGTTGAAGGGACACATTATTCTCTCTATGGTCAAGAGAAAAACTTTAGTGCCTGGACCTTAGCACAAATGAATATGTTTTTAAATAACGAGCATAGGGCCAGGATGGAGTGGGGCGATACGCTGAGTTATCCAAAGTTTTTCCAATCCGAGTCTTCTCAATCCGCGCCCCTTCCTAAGGCTCTTATGCGGTTTGATGTTGTGGTAGCGAATCCTCCATTTTCTCTAAGCCATTGGGGGGCAGACAATGCTAGGCATGATCCCTATGATCGTTTTCTGCGTGGGGTGCCGCCTAAAACGAAAGGGGATTATGCGTTTATCAGCCACATGATTGAGTCCGCGCTGCCCTGTGAGGGACGGGTAGTAGTAGTGGTTCCTCATGGAGTTTTGTTTCGTGCGTCGAGTGAAGGCAAGATTCGACGCAAGTTGATTGACGAAAATCTTTTGGATGCGGTGATTGGTCTACCACCAAATTTATTGCCAAGTACTACTATTCCAGTAGCGATTTTGGTGTTTGACCGATCTCGTGAGAAGGGTGGCACCAATGATAATTACCAAGATGTCATCTTTATCGATGCCAGTCGTGATTTTCAGGTAGGAAAAACTAAAAATTCCTTATTGGATGAGCATATTGAAAAAATTATTCAGACCTATAAGTCACGAGAAACTGTTGATAGATATGCCTCTGTAGCAACGTTGGAGGAAATTGAAGATAACGATTTTAATCTCAATATCCCTCGCTATGTAGATACGTTTGAAATGCCTGAAGAGGTCGATATTGATGAGGTTAAAAGTGAGATTAAGAAATTAGAGGCAGAATTGACTGAGGTAAGAGTCAAGATAGCTGGATACTTAAAAGAGCTAGGTGTTTAAGACTTGCGTCATCGTGAAGCTGGGAAACTGCGATCGCATGGCAACAGTCAGACACCACCACCAACCGTCGTGACGGAATGGATCTCAGGGCCTGGGTCAACTCCCCACCCAACAGGGCCGTACTCGCCACAATATTGTTCGCCGCCGCATCATAGCCCACATCCACCGGCAGCAAATATTCCCCGGCGCCTGCCCCGGCCTCAATCCGCTCCCCATGACAAGGAACATACCTCTCTTTTGTCACTTTAGGTAGATGAAATTTGAAACGATGGCCTAACGTTTAGAGCTTGAACGCTAGAGCTACCAACAGCAGTAGGTCACAGGTGCCTTGTCATCCCTAAAGGGCATGACGTTGAAGCAGATTAGCGTTCCCGAACGGGTTCGGGGATTTCTATGTCTCTAAGCAACGGAGAAAAATGGGGGGCGATTATCCATACGGCAAAGATGGCGCTGAGAACGGAGAGAATTGTCTGCAGAATAAAGAGCATCCGTTGACGAGCCAGCCGCGATTAGGGGCGTCGTCTCAAGATTATCCGTAGCAGATCATTGCGGGCGCGCTCTACTGCTATCCAGAAGCCGATCCAGAAGGCCACAATAATAAAGGGAGGCAAACCCCAAAACGCCAGGGCCAAGTGACTGCTCATACTCCCTGAAGACCACATCAATAGGGTGAGGCTATACCAAAGGAACATCCAGCATCCCACAAAGATCAAGACCGCAGGGTGTAATTTTAGGGTAATGTGAACAACCGTGCCCCCAGGGGGTGTTTCAAAACGACCTTCAATTCTGGGTTCAACAGCGTTTGGACGACCGATGGGAATGCGGTTCATCTTGAAGCCAGAGGCTGAAATAGTCCCTTCAAATGGGGCGTGATTGAGGTCAAAAGTCGATCTGATACATTTAGAAGGTTCCATGTGAACCTCTAATCTTTCTATGACAGTTTGCAAGGCTTCAGGTGTCTGAATGATGAAGCGATCGCGCGGTAATAGCTGAACCATAGGTGATCACTCACTGGCGATTTAGAGCAACAACAATATGTTGCAATGCCAGTTGCTTCAGTTCCGTGATCGGTATCATGGTGTGGGTGTAATTCGGTTCAGTCGTGATTTTCTATCTGTGAGGCGATCAACCATCGCGATCGCAACCCTCCAACTCAGTTCCTAACCATGCTCAATTGGCGCTTAGCAGTTCTCGGTTTTTGCCTTAGTTTTTTGCTGGCGCTCCCGGCAACCTCTCAGAGCCTCGTGGGGAACCGTTCCGATCAGGCTGCAATTATGCTAGATGGGCGGGAACTCTTTCAGGTCAGTCGGCTTGATGATTATAGTGCCGCCGATCGAGTCGCGCAGCCCAATAAGCAACTGGCCGGAGCCGTCGAGGCACCTGAACTTCCGCAGGTGGAGGTGCAATTGAAACCCAACTTCGTCACGCTTCGCTTAGCCGATCAGCATTTGCTGACCGTGACTGAACGGGATCGTCGCTTTGGGATGGCGGCGACAGAACAGGCTAAAGTCTGGCAGCGCCAGCTCAATCGAGCCTTAAAAACCGCGCAGCTTGAGCGAACATCGGCCTATCGTTATCAGGCTCTTTTTGAATCAGTTGGTATCTTGCTCGCGGTTGTAGTGCTGCATTTTGGGGTGCAGTGGCAGCGGCGACGGCTACGAGTGGGAAAGAAGAAAAATTTCATTTTGCTGGGACTTACGGCACTGCAGTTGAGTCTGTGGCTAGGAGGAGCCTACTACATTTGTGAACGCTTCCCTCGGTTGCGTTTAGCTCGATATGCCGTTGCCAAAACCTTTAGCCAGCCTCTCTTTGAGCTGAGAAGCGGCGCAGCCTACGGTCTGATTGATCTAATGCTTTTCTTGGCTTCAGCTGTGGGTCTGTGGGTCGTTGTGCGTGGGTTTACGCTGCTGCTCAAAACCCGAATCTTGAAAATGACTGGGGTTGAGCGGGGCGTGCAAGATGCGATCGCAATTCTCACCCAATATGCCCTCACTCTTTTGGGCCTCCTCGTCATCCTGCAGCTTGCGGGGGTCGATGTTAGCTCGCTACTCATTCTAGGGAGCGCCCTTGGTGTTGGTATTGGCTTCGGCCTTCAGAACATCGTCAACAACTTTTTCAGCGGCATCATTATTCTGCTAGAGCGCCCCATCGAAGTGGGCGATTTTATCCATGTGGGCGATCTCGTGGGCACCGTGGAGCGCATCAGCCCCCGCAGCACTGAAATTCGCACCTTAGATCAGGTCACTATCATTGTCCCTAACGCTCACTTCACTGAGAAAGAAGTCGTTAACTGGAGTCACGGCAATCCGGTGGCTCGGATTCATTTGCCGGTGGGAGTGGCCTACGGCTCCAATATTGCGACGGTTCAGATTGCTTTATTAGAAGCTGTTAAGGATCACCCTGATGTGCTGGCCTATCCGCAGCCTCAGATCAACTTTCAAGGGTTTGGGGAGAGTTCGCTCGATTTCGATATTTTGGTGTGGCTCTGCGAACCGCGTCAGCAATACCGAATCAAAAGCGACCTGTATTACCGTATTGAAGCCAGTCTGCAGCAGTATAATCTTGAGATTCCGTTTCCCCAGCGGGATTTGCATGTGCGATCGCAACCGCTCGATC contains:
- a CDS encoding type I restriction-modification system subunit M: MGGLLQVTASDINRALWRACDVFRGELDPSKYRNYVQVMFFWKYVSDVWRDRCAQYQKELGDNPDQIRCEMSHEWLVLPEGSSFYDIYEQRDEPCLGNLIHAALRTLEETLAPSIHLQHIDFDSQANLGQSQNQKLRELLEVFSRPELDLRPSRVGSDIVGSCYVTLLERFAAEAGKGIGGGEFLTPVQVSKLVARLAQPKEGDLIYDPACGSGTLLIQVAKEVEGTHYSLYGQEKNFSAWTLAQMNMFLNNEHRARMEWGDTLSYPKFFQSESSQSAPLPKALMRFDVVVANPPFSLSHWGADNARHDPYDRFLRGVPPKTKGDYAFISHMIESALPCEGRVVVVVPHGVLFRASSEGKIRRKLIDENLLDAVIGLPPNLLPSTTIPVAILVFDRSREKGGTNDNYQDVIFIDASRDFQVGKTKNSLLDEHIEKIIQTYKSRETVDRYASVATLEEIEDNDFNLNIPRYVDTFEMPEEVDIDEVKSEIKKLEAELTEVRVKIAGYLKELGV
- a CDS encoding restriction endonuclease subunit S; protein product: MKTTVLKNLAFMWVGYPFRTRIEPDKNGSITVVQLRNLKENGGLDLSEAITVNLDDVAPQLWLMPGDVVFYSRGSSMLAALIPEGIGKAIAAAPLLLIRVKDKKELNSGYLVWFLNHHQFGQRRLWARREGSNIKMISKAGLSTIQIDIPSLADQLKIADLAELRRRENALVLRLQEKRNSYMDAVLMRCMQGASD
- a CDS encoding mechanosensitive ion channel domain-containing protein gives rise to the protein MLNWRLAVLGFCLSFLLALPATSQSLVGNRSDQAAIMLDGRELFQVSRLDDYSAADRVAQPNKQLAGAVEAPELPQVEVQLKPNFVTLRLADQHLLTVTERDRRFGMAATEQAKVWQRQLNRALKTAQLERTSAYRYQALFESVGILLAVVVLHFGVQWQRRRLRVGKKKNFILLGLTALQLSLWLGGAYYICERFPRLRLARYAVAKTFSQPLFELRSGAAYGLIDLMLFLASAVGLWVVVRGFTLLLKTRILKMTGVERGVQDAIAILTQYALTLLGLLVILQLAGVDVSSLLILGSALGVGIGFGLQNIVNNFFSGIIILLERPIEVGDFIHVGDLVGTVERISPRSTEIRTLDQVTIIVPNAHFTEKEVVNWSHGNPVARIHLPVGVAYGSNIATVQIALLEAVKDHPDVLAYPQPQINFQGFGESSLDFDILVWLCEPRQQYRIKSDLYYRIEASLQQYNLEIPFPQRDLHVRSQPLDQLLALMIQKQQPEQPHLYYPGHPQDSEISRQPTIEAHNLQPLQSIPKFNLDLETLATQMRAGLTIADRRYRLNLYPQCFVGSEAVDWLMETQKATKEEAIRLGQALMSKGVIHHVLDKHPFADAYLFYRFSSDEASDTGKP